ACTACGAGGCGGCCCTGTTTGCCTTTGACGAACTGGTGCGGCTCCATCCCGAGCGCTTCGACGGACACTTCAACCGCGCGGTCACCCTGGCGGGGCTGCGCCGGACGGACGAGGCGGCGGTGGCCTTTCGCGAGGCCACCCTCCAGGCCGAGCCCGAGGCCACCCCCGAGGACCTGCTCGGCGCTTACCTCGGCCTGGCGGGACAGCTCGTCCTGGCCGGAGACTTTGAAGGCGCCGCCGAGGCTTATGAGGGCGCGCTCGAGCTCGCGCCCAGCCCCGCGCTCGCCTTTTTGCGCGCCGAGGTGCTGGTCAGGGCGGGGCGGGGGCTCGAGGTCCTGCCCGACCTCAGCGAGCTCGAGGCGAGCTTGAGCGACTACCGGGTCAGCGCGCTCATCGCGGAGGTCTATCAGGAGGCGGGCCGCGGCGACTACGCCGTCCGCGCCCTCGAGCGCGCCTTTAGCCGGGCGGCCGGCGCGGGCGACGCCTCGGCCATGGCCGAGACGCAGTTTCGCCTGGGCCTCCTCTACCGCGACCTGGCCCGCCCGGGTGACGCCGTCCGCGCCTTCCAGGGCTCGCTCCTGGCCGAGCCGGGCTCCTGGCAAGCGCACTACAACCTGGGTCTCAGCTACTTGGACGTCGGCCAGCTTCACAACGCGCTCACCTCCTTTGACGGCGCCCTGGCACTCAGCCGCGACAGCGGCGAGGTCTTCTTGGCCCGCGCTGGCGCTCTGGACGGCCTGGGCCGCGGCTCCGAGGCGCTCGGCTCGGCGCGTCAGGCGCTCGAGCGGCTGAGCGACCCCGAACTGCGCGCCGAGGCGGGCTTTATCGAGGCGCGCGCCCTCTACTCGGCGGGTGAGCTCGAGGCGGCCAGCTTCGCCCTCGAGCCCGTGCTCGCGGTCCGCGCCAACAACGCGCCCGTTCATCTCTGGGCGGGCCTCATCTACTATGCGCTCG
Above is a window of Deinococcota bacterium DNA encoding:
- a CDS encoding tetratricopeptide repeat protein; this encodes MRLLTGLLLMGCVAGAQMGASPPGTRVLTDGADFARLRLELRRDPDNVVGWLLLAQAYLDEGYPQEARDAFVEATLLNYRSPEAHFGLGLAEYTLGDYEAALFAFDELVRLHPERFDGHFNRAVTLAGLRRTDEAAVAFREATLQAEPEATPEDLLGAYLGLAGQLVLAGDFEGAAEAYEGALELAPSPALAFLRAEVLVRAGRGLEVLPDLSELEASLSDYRVSALIAEVYQEAGRGDYAVRALERAFSRAAGAGDASAMAETQFRLGLLYRDLARPGDAVRAFQGSLLAEPGSWQAHYNLGLSYLDVGQLHNALTSFDGALALSRDSGEVFLARAGALDGLGRGSEALGSARQALERLSDPELRAEAGFIEARALYSAGELEAASFALEPVLAVRANNAPVHLWAGLIYYALGNYPLAAQFYERAVQLDPASSAARVNLGAAYLSSGRFEDAEIVYALLIEEDADNAEAYYNLGWALLSQGRQDEARAAWQRAEALGYGRAGVDLRQYF